Proteins from a single region of Chryseobacterium sp. T16E-39:
- a CDS encoding MarR family winged helix-turn-helix transcriptional regulator has translation MMAKSEQTIFYSIEESIKSYRQFAQKQINDQGFDITIDQGLILSIINENPGIPQKEIARRAFKDVASVTRIIELLVKSGFLKRDSFEKDRRRFTLHLTAKGKKILTEIQPIVDANRKKAVEGISEEEIELLRKLVNKISANCRS, from the coding sequence ATGATGGCTAAATCAGAACAAACTATTTTTTACAGCATTGAGGAATCGATTAAATCCTATCGTCAGTTTGCCCAGAAGCAGATCAATGATCAGGGTTTTGATATCACGATCGACCAGGGATTGATCCTGAGTATTATTAATGAAAATCCTGGAATACCCCAAAAAGAAATTGCAAGAAGAGCTTTTAAAGATGTCGCTTCCGTGACGCGCATCATTGAACTTTTGGTTAAGAGCGGCTTTCTCAAAAGAGATTCTTTTGAGAAAGATAGGCGAAGGTTTACCCTCCATCTTACAGCTAAAGGAAAAAAGATTTTGACTGAAATTCAACCTATAGTTGATGCTAATAGGAAAAAGGCTGTTGAAGGGATTTCCGAAGAGGAAATTGAACTGCTGAGAAAACTGGTCAATAAGATCAGTGCGAACTGCAGGAGTTAA
- a CDS encoding ABC transporter ATP-binding protein, producing the protein MQLTIENLSKTYPNGKKALDQISLTIGKGMFGLLGQNGAGKSTLMRTIATLQQADTGSIRFGDIDVLSNPEQLRRMLGYLPQDFGVYPNVSAVEMLNHIAEMKGLNQKDIRREAVHELLNRVNLFDVRNKKLSTYSGGMKQRFGIAQALLGDPKLIIVDEPTAGLDPLERNRFYNLLSEIGENTVVILSTHIVEDVSTLCNDMAIIGNGKVLKTGKPSQIEKELEGKLWEKEIAKAELPQYAHLNIISSRFKSGKLIISVLEDGEPDPSFETRKPNLEDSYFQLIADVPSLKS; encoded by the coding sequence ATGCAATTAACAATAGAAAACTTATCCAAAACCTATCCTAATGGGAAAAAGGCGCTTGATCAAATATCACTCACCATCGGTAAAGGGATGTTTGGGCTTTTAGGACAAAACGGTGCCGGAAAATCCACGCTGATGCGAACCATCGCTACATTACAGCAAGCCGATACCGGAAGCATCCGTTTCGGAGATATTGATGTTCTTTCCAACCCCGAACAACTAAGGCGAATGCTTGGTTATCTTCCTCAGGACTTTGGAGTTTATCCTAATGTATCCGCTGTGGAAATGCTGAATCATATTGCTGAAATGAAAGGATTGAATCAAAAGGATATCCGACGTGAGGCTGTCCATGAACTTCTCAACCGGGTTAATCTCTTTGATGTCCGCAACAAGAAACTCAGCACCTATTCAGGAGGGATGAAACAGCGGTTTGGGATTGCACAGGCACTTTTAGGAGACCCTAAGCTTATTATCGTGGATGAACCCACCGCAGGTCTCGATCCTTTAGAGAGGAACCGTTTCTACAACCTGTTGAGTGAGATCGGTGAAAATACGGTGGTCATTCTTTCTACTCATATTGTCGAAGATGTTTCTACTCTTTGCAATGATATGGCGATCATCGGAAACGGAAAAGTACTGAAAACCGGAAAGCCTTCTCAAATTGAAAAAGAACTTGAAGGAAAACTCTGGGAAAAAGAGATCGCTAAAGCAGAACTCCCTCAATACGCCCATCTCAATATTATCAGCAGTCGGTTTAAATCCGGAAAGCTGATTATTTCTGTACTTGAGGACGGTGAGCCTGATCCGAGTTTCGAAACCAGAAAACCTAATTTGGAAGATTCTTATTTCCAGTTAATTGCAGATGTTCCTTCTTTAAAATCTTAA
- a CDS encoding helix-turn-helix transcriptional regulator, translating to MKLTLNFSDVEELIMENHFNEGYSQTEEPIKERHTNFEKIGAMGSYHELFYDGIHIAYGDLRFKNELMINFESDFETVEMHFDLMGSTHTKIAGTETAAFKFLPYQHNIVYAPGIKGKFEFIGKSNRTMEINMAPELFKKYIANTEGYETFLSNIDNQIPAFFGKHHMPVTPQIEYLIYSIINCEKQGVFKRLFIESKVIELLMLQLEQFNAHNCVDFCSLKLHHLEKIHLAKEIISNNIAEPYSLKKLALEVGTNEFTLKKGFKEIFGTTVFGMVSDIRMEEAKLALESGDFQITQISEMAGYKNPTHFCAAFKKKYGLTPGTFKTVRAAI from the coding sequence ATGAAACTAACGCTGAACTTCTCTGATGTAGAGGAACTGATCATGGAAAATCATTTTAATGAAGGATATTCACAAACAGAAGAGCCCATTAAAGAGCGCCATACCAATTTTGAAAAGATAGGAGCTATGGGGAGTTATCATGAACTCTTCTACGATGGAATCCATATTGCGTATGGTGATCTGCGGTTCAAAAATGAGCTGATGATCAACTTTGAAAGCGATTTTGAAACGGTGGAAATGCATTTTGATCTTATGGGATCTACGCACACCAAAATTGCAGGAACAGAGACCGCAGCTTTTAAATTCCTGCCGTATCAGCATAATATTGTTTATGCTCCGGGTATTAAAGGGAAATTTGAGTTTATCGGAAAAAGCAACCGAACGATGGAGATCAATATGGCTCCGGAATTATTTAAAAAATATATCGCCAATACAGAAGGCTACGAAACTTTCCTTTCCAATATAGATAATCAGATTCCTGCCTTTTTTGGAAAGCATCACATGCCGGTTACCCCACAAATAGAATACCTCATCTACAGCATCATCAATTGCGAAAAACAGGGCGTTTTTAAAAGGCTTTTTATTGAATCTAAAGTTATTGAACTCCTGATGCTCCAGCTTGAGCAGTTTAATGCACACAACTGCGTTGACTTTTGCTCCCTTAAATTACATCACCTGGAAAAGATCCATCTGGCCAAAGAAATCATATCGAATAATATCGCCGAACCTTATTCCCTGAAAAAACTAGCTCTGGAAGTAGGAACGAATGAATTTACGTTGAAGAAAGGGTTTAAAGAAATATTTGGAACTACTGTTTTTGGAATGGTGAGCGATATCAGAATGGAAGAAGCAAAATTAGCCCTCGAATCCGGTGATTTTCAGATTACGCAGATCAGCGAAATGGCAGGCTATAAAAACCCGACTCATTTTTGTGCCGCCTTTAAAAAGAAATATGGATTGACGCCTGGGACTTTTAAAACGGTGAGAGCTGCGATCTAA
- a CDS encoding TonB-dependent receptor: MKKKLLILYFLFASFISVVAQNVGGISGRVVSEDGTARAGLTIQLFPLNHTTTSDSKGQFNFSDIPEGKYTVICTEYQLHKSTVTVRKGKISTLEILGSDRINQLEEVTVTAEKTENKLQKVPMAISAISGKQIEERNVHEMGDLVLAVPNLMTMNAGSPTLNVMSIRGVLTFSTDPVVGIYVDGIPMFDGYSASQQLQGIERVEVLRGPQSTLYGRNGLGGVINIITKKPGNTLKGFAEAGIGNYNTQHYALGISGPLVKNKLYAGFSASYDKRDGFFTNTFTGKKYDRPESFNGNFYLKYLVNDRLSMTLNVKGEYNDIMGVFPYVQGGTAALANPYVVNYNGTNQEKRKLLSTSLQVVYKKDKTELSSVTGYTYMSDVYKDYDVDYSPYNAITFEVPSAPQNTLTQEFKIVTDFSDQFKFTGGAFGFFDQKESLNQYIYGPDAAAFDPNAPYVSGIHSNKKTYGISSFANLSYALSKEWLLTGGIRYDYEKRNLLFSTDMEKAPNPLMILTPETKIDGHNGAFSPKLSVSYNPAEDLLFYATYSRGYRSGGFNMYTSNAARLNFKPEYTNNYEVGMKSEWFKKRLRANVAVFYTYWKDQQQTLSLPENLTDNVGELVNKGLELELTGLVAKGLEINYNLGVVDTDYKKLILVNSNKQNQDYAGNKQIFTPNFTSSISVTYHLKINEKLSLYGIPEWKYFGKQYMTYYNDLVQKPFSLLNFSAGIKYNNLSLGIWAKNIGEAKYLSFAYATQMADTTPVLIGNPRTFGANLKFSF; encoded by the coding sequence ATGAAAAAAAAACTTTTAATTCTTTATTTTCTTTTCGCCTCTTTTATCTCTGTTGTGGCTCAGAATGTGGGTGGTATTTCAGGCAGAGTGGTTTCGGAAGATGGCACTGCCCGTGCGGGATTAACGATTCAACTCTTTCCACTTAACCATACTACGACCAGTGATTCGAAAGGGCAATTCAATTTTTCTGATATCCCGGAAGGCAAATATACCGTGATCTGTACCGAATATCAATTACATAAAAGCACTGTTACCGTTCGAAAAGGAAAAATTTCAACGTTGGAAATTCTCGGATCGGATCGAATCAATCAACTTGAAGAGGTGACCGTAACCGCAGAGAAAACCGAAAATAAACTGCAAAAAGTCCCTATGGCTATTTCTGCCATTTCCGGAAAACAGATCGAAGAAAGAAACGTTCATGAAATGGGTGATCTCGTTCTCGCAGTCCCCAACTTAATGACAATGAATGCTGGTTCTCCTACTTTAAACGTCATGTCGATAAGAGGAGTCCTTACTTTTTCTACAGATCCTGTGGTTGGAATTTATGTAGATGGAATTCCGATGTTTGATGGCTATTCTGCCAGTCAGCAGTTGCAGGGAATTGAGCGGGTAGAAGTTTTAAGAGGTCCTCAAAGTACCTTATATGGAAGAAATGGTTTAGGTGGAGTCATCAATATCATCACTAAAAAACCTGGGAATACCTTAAAAGGTTTTGCTGAAGCTGGTATTGGTAATTATAATACCCAGCATTATGCATTGGGAATTTCCGGTCCATTGGTTAAAAACAAACTCTATGCAGGTTTCTCTGCCAGTTATGATAAAAGGGACGGATTTTTCACCAATACATTTACTGGCAAAAAGTATGACCGCCCTGAAAGCTTTAATGGTAACTTTTATCTGAAATACCTGGTCAATGACCGGCTTTCCATGACTTTGAACGTCAAGGGTGAATACAATGACATTATGGGGGTATTTCCTTATGTACAGGGAGGCACTGCAGCATTGGCCAACCCTTATGTCGTCAATTATAACGGAACCAATCAGGAAAAAAGAAAACTCCTGTCAACCTCCCTTCAGGTGGTCTATAAAAAAGATAAGACCGAGCTTTCTTCTGTTACCGGGTATACTTATATGAGTGATGTTTATAAAGATTATGATGTCGATTATTCTCCATACAATGCAATCACTTTTGAAGTTCCATCGGCACCTCAGAATACTTTGACCCAGGAATTTAAGATCGTTACCGATTTTTCAGACCAATTTAAATTCACCGGAGGTGCGTTTGGTTTCTTTGATCAAAAAGAATCATTAAACCAATACATCTATGGACCCGATGCTGCTGCATTTGATCCCAATGCCCCTTATGTATCAGGGATTCACAGCAATAAAAAAACCTACGGAATATCCAGTTTTGCGAATCTTAGTTATGCATTGAGTAAGGAATGGCTTTTAACGGGAGGGATCAGGTATGATTATGAAAAACGTAACCTTCTCTTCAGTACAGATATGGAGAAAGCTCCCAATCCGCTTATGATCCTGACGCCTGAAACCAAAATTGACGGTCATAACGGAGCCTTTTCACCTAAGCTAAGTGTTTCTTACAATCCCGCTGAAGACCTGTTGTTCTATGCAACGTATTCAAGAGGATACCGTTCTGGCGGATTCAATATGTATACGTCCAACGCTGCGAGGCTTAATTTCAAACCTGAGTATACCAATAACTACGAGGTGGGTATGAAATCCGAATGGTTTAAGAAAAGATTGAGAGCCAATGTAGCTGTTTTCTACACCTATTGGAAAGATCAGCAGCAAACCCTTTCCCTGCCTGAAAACCTTACAGATAACGTAGGTGAACTGGTCAACAAAGGACTCGAATTGGAACTGACCGGACTTGTTGCGAAAGGATTGGAAATTAATTACAACCTGGGTGTTGTAGATACCGATTATAAAAAATTAATTCTCGTTAACTCCAACAAACAGAATCAGGATTATGCTGGGAACAAACAAATCTTTACGCCCAACTTCACCTCTTCAATTTCTGTTACCTATCATTTAAAAATCAATGAAAAGCTTAGTCTATATGGCATTCCCGAATGGAAATATTTTGGTAAGCAGTATATGACCTATTACAATGATCTTGTGCAGAAGCCTTTCAGCTTACTGAATTTTTCAGCAGGCATTAAATATAATAATCTGTCCCTTGGAATCTGGGCTAAAAATATTGGGGAAGCCAAATACCTGTCTTTTGCTTATGCAACTCAGATGGCTGACACGACTCCCGTTTTAATTGGGAACCCACGAACATTTGGTGCTAATCTTAAATTCAGCTTTTAG
- a CDS encoding helix-turn-helix domain-containing protein, producing MKKYSPISVHHRQLEGFGIKLMPLSVLSEKETGIHRDDHYMFILQQSGIFTLEVDFNTIELEGAFLGFVAPGQIHQYIHQKDLEGWFLFVDTNAIPAHYREVLETYQWIRQSVSVNEKDVVFDIPIILEKVEGNDGLHSVSVKQSLVESVIGMMASQIMKFQVSEHTSTGQKYTITRQFKKLVKENFKKSKQVQQYAQALVITPLYLNEAIKEVTGYPASFWIQQEILLEARRLLFYTKMSVKQIANELGYDDPIYFSRFFKKGTGMTALQFKAKNKDLSHKDH from the coding sequence ATGAAAAAATACTCACCGATATCAGTTCACCACCGTCAGTTAGAGGGTTTCGGAATTAAGCTGATGCCTTTATCTGTTTTGTCTGAAAAAGAAACAGGTATTCACCGCGATGATCATTATATGTTTATCCTTCAGCAAAGCGGAATATTTACCCTTGAAGTTGATTTTAATACAATAGAATTGGAAGGAGCCTTCTTAGGTTTTGTAGCTCCCGGGCAAATTCATCAGTATATTCATCAAAAAGATTTGGAAGGATGGTTTTTATTTGTGGATACCAATGCCATTCCAGCGCATTATCGTGAAGTATTGGAAACCTATCAGTGGATCCGGCAATCGGTATCAGTGAATGAAAAGGATGTGGTTTTTGATATCCCTATCATTTTAGAAAAGGTCGAAGGAAATGATGGGTTGCACAGTGTTTCCGTTAAGCAGTCTTTGGTAGAATCGGTCATTGGAATGATGGCTTCCCAGATCATGAAATTCCAGGTATCTGAACATACCAGTACCGGACAGAAATATACCATTACCAGACAGTTTAAAAAGCTGGTTAAAGAAAATTTTAAAAAGTCTAAGCAGGTACAGCAATATGCGCAGGCTCTCGTTATTACTCCCTTGTATCTGAATGAAGCAATCAAAGAAGTGACAGGTTATCCAGCCAGTTTCTGGATTCAACAGGAAATATTGTTGGAAGCGCGCCGGCTTTTATTTTATACGAAAATGAGTGTAAAACAGATTGCCAATGAATTAGGTTATGATGATCCCATTTATTTTTCACGATTCTTTAAGAAAGGAACAGGAATGACCGCTTTGCAATTCAAGGCTAAAAACAAAGATTTGTCTCATAAAGACCATTAA
- a CDS encoding S9 family peptidase — protein sequence MKIYCKYFILKINLIMLFLASFADAQVSDTITDKGRYESYLNFRSLVRDTYVNPHWYADGNRFWFAAGTPENTVIYEVDPKHNTKREFFDRDHLMKVLRPLLEKEPGTKGIPFSTFTLLEDKNAAEFFVENKKFRLSLKDYGIIRIEGKEEDEIPPSGIFSPDRQWFVTTKDNNIELVDRLTKKTRQITFDGKDDYPWTVTDGCWSKDGKKLLVKRPDGRKVHHLPVIDYSKPDEEVKYSVYAKTEGVIETPELYVLDVTSGKTVKIEMGSNAQQYAFPIGWRPNDSEVLFMRLDRLGKKLELLAADPDTGVSRVILTEESKTFVEGLDFLIDAWEKQVTLLKDGNSFIWLSERDGWRHLYLYNINGKLIRRLTSGDFPVTTGLIRIDESKGWVYFTANAEKNLYSTNIYRVDLKGKNFKKITSADGIHTYSQFSPSGQYFLDTYSSMKQPQSVELRTTDGKSLQLLKTSDTSRLQKIGFKPPEGFVAKADDGITDLYGIMYKPYDLDPAKKYPVVEFIYAGPFMNVVPHRFGPNSAPTAMAQALAQLGYITVIMDTRGTVERSKAFQDAIYGKIGTCEIADRVAVFKQLGGKYPFMDMRRVGIYGHSWGGYFAVRAMLMAPELYRVGIASAQGELTEGAEINEPYMGLPEDNKQGYEWGTNTNHAGNLKGKLLFMHGTSDVNSPISTTIRMIDALTKAGKRYDLILLPGKDHFIESDQYVSDAIRRYFEENLKNLK from the coding sequence ATGAAAATTTATTGTAAATATTTCATTTTAAAAATAAATCTGATCATGCTCTTTTTAGCATCTTTTGCTGATGCACAGGTCAGTGATACGATAACCGATAAGGGACGCTACGAAAGCTATCTGAATTTCCGGAGTCTTGTCCGGGATACCTATGTCAATCCCCATTGGTATGCAGATGGAAACCGTTTCTGGTTTGCTGCAGGAACCCCTGAAAATACAGTAATCTATGAGGTAGACCCGAAGCATAATACAAAGCGGGAGTTTTTTGACAGAGATCATTTAATGAAAGTACTAAGACCTTTACTTGAAAAAGAACCTGGTACTAAAGGAATTCCATTTAGTACCTTCACTTTATTAGAAGATAAAAATGCAGCAGAGTTTTTTGTTGAAAATAAAAAATTTCGGTTGAGTTTAAAGGATTACGGGATCATCCGGATAGAAGGAAAAGAAGAGGATGAAATTCCGCCTTCCGGTATTTTTTCTCCCGATAGGCAATGGTTTGTTACGACAAAAGATAATAATATAGAACTGGTTGATCGTCTTACCAAAAAAACAAGACAGATTACTTTTGATGGAAAAGATGATTATCCATGGACGGTCACAGATGGATGTTGGTCGAAGGATGGAAAGAAACTTCTGGTAAAAAGACCAGATGGTAGAAAGGTTCATCATCTACCCGTAATTGATTATTCAAAACCTGACGAGGAGGTCAAGTATAGCGTGTATGCTAAAACCGAAGGTGTTATTGAGACTCCTGAACTGTATGTCCTGGATGTCACTTCGGGGAAAACAGTCAAGATAGAAATGGGTTCAAATGCACAGCAATATGCATTTCCGATAGGATGGAGACCCAATGATTCAGAAGTCCTTTTTATGCGTTTGGACAGGCTTGGAAAAAAGCTGGAATTGCTGGCTGCTGATCCGGATACAGGAGTGAGCAGAGTAATCCTGACAGAAGAAAGCAAAACCTTTGTGGAAGGATTGGATTTTTTAATTGATGCATGGGAAAAACAGGTTACGCTCCTGAAAGATGGAAATTCTTTTATATGGCTTTCTGAAAGAGATGGTTGGCGCCATCTGTATCTTTATAATATCAATGGGAAGCTGATCCGAAGGCTGACTTCCGGAGATTTTCCTGTTACTACAGGACTTATTCGTATAGATGAATCTAAAGGTTGGGTTTATTTCACTGCTAATGCAGAAAAAAATCTCTACTCGACAAATATATACCGGGTTGATCTGAAAGGAAAGAACTTTAAAAAAATCACCTCAGCAGATGGAATACATACCTATTCCCAGTTTTCACCCTCCGGTCAATATTTTCTGGATACGTATTCCAGTATGAAGCAGCCTCAATCGGTTGAATTGCGAACCACTGATGGAAAATCTTTGCAACTTCTGAAAACATCTGATACCAGCAGGTTGCAAAAAATAGGATTTAAACCTCCGGAAGGTTTCGTTGCTAAAGCGGATGATGGAATCACTGATCTATACGGAATTATGTACAAACCCTATGATCTTGATCCAGCCAAAAAATATCCGGTGGTTGAATTTATATATGCCGGACCCTTTATGAATGTAGTACCTCATAGATTTGGACCTAATTCAGCGCCTACTGCCATGGCGCAGGCATTGGCACAGTTAGGCTATATCACGGTTATCATGGACACAAGGGGAACAGTTGAGCGAAGTAAAGCTTTTCAAGATGCTATTTATGGAAAGATTGGAACCTGTGAAATTGCTGATCGGGTGGCAGTTTTTAAACAGCTTGGAGGAAAATACCCGTTTATGGATATGAGGCGGGTCGGTATTTATGGGCATTCCTGGGGTGGATATTTTGCTGTTCGAGCGATGCTGATGGCTCCTGAATTATACCGCGTAGGTATTGCATCAGCACAAGGTGAGCTTACAGAAGGAGCAGAAATCAATGAGCCGTATATGGGATTACCGGAAGATAACAAGCAAGGCTACGAATGGGGAACCAATACCAATCACGCCGGAAACCTGAAAGGAAAATTACTATTTATGCATGGAACAAGTGATGTGAATTCACCCATTTCCACAACGATAAGAATGATTGATGCATTGACCAAAGCCGGAAAAAGGTATGACCTCATTTTACTTCCTGGGAAAGATCACTTTATAGAAAGTGACCAATATGTAAGTGATGCCATACGGAGGTATTTTGAAGAAAATCTGAAAAATCTAAAATAA
- a CDS encoding FAD-dependent oxidoreductase — protein MNNEYKSKRIAIIGAGLGGLCLAQGLKKKGINCTIFEKDEAINTRTQGYRIRINEPGKQALKDCLPKHLYELFLETCAASTKGLKVFNSHLEKTGKDLVDSWSDGIRQVPDLKPNRLTLREILLHGLERQIYFGKAVTDYRELENGEVLLSFEDGTTQTADLVIGADGVNSKIGVEYCKDQKVNTGNMTIYGRTFVTSENEEEIATELRTGTSVILNDQFSLIADAMQFDFSKKNDSWNMLSPLQNYFYWAFIGKPGAFGLHQQDFYTLSSEETFACIQRVTQDWHPQLKSLFNYCDQKSLSVTPIRSSLPKEKWKSGNITALGDAVHTMSPAGGVGANTAFMDAALLTENICGALLKDGSLADAISDYEEKMIAYSNEAIMMSLEGGEVLYGKEVEK, from the coding sequence ATGAACAACGAATATAAAAGTAAAAGAATTGCCATTATAGGAGCCGGATTAGGAGGATTATGTCTTGCGCAGGGCTTGAAAAAGAAAGGAATCAACTGTACTATTTTTGAAAAAGATGAAGCAATTAATACCAGAACGCAGGGATATCGGATCAGAATTAATGAGCCGGGCAAACAAGCACTGAAAGACTGTCTTCCTAAACATTTGTATGAACTATTTCTTGAAACCTGTGCAGCAAGTACCAAAGGATTAAAAGTTTTTAATTCTCATCTTGAAAAAACAGGGAAAGATTTAGTTGATTCATGGAGTGACGGGATCAGACAGGTACCCGATTTAAAACCGAATCGTCTGACTTTACGTGAAATTTTGCTTCATGGATTGGAAAGACAGATTTATTTTGGAAAAGCAGTAACTGATTACAGAGAATTGGAAAATGGGGAAGTATTACTTTCATTTGAAGATGGAACCACCCAGACGGCTGATCTTGTGATCGGGGCAGATGGAGTCAATTCTAAAATAGGGGTCGAATACTGCAAAGATCAGAAAGTCAATACCGGGAATATGACCATTTATGGCAGAACTTTTGTGACATCCGAGAATGAGGAAGAAATAGCCACTGAGCTGCGAACCGGAACTTCTGTGATTCTTAATGATCAGTTTTCACTGATTGCCGATGCCATGCAATTTGATTTTTCAAAGAAAAATGATTCATGGAATATGCTGAGTCCTTTACAGAATTACTTCTATTGGGCATTTATTGGAAAGCCAGGTGCTTTTGGATTACATCAACAGGATTTTTATACCCTTTCTTCTGAAGAAACTTTTGCCTGCATCCAAAGGGTTACTCAGGATTGGCATCCGCAATTGAAATCATTATTCAACTATTGTGATCAGAAGTCATTGTCGGTTACTCCTATCAGGTCTTCATTACCCAAAGAAAAATGGAAATCCGGGAATATTACTGCGTTGGGTGATGCAGTTCATACGATGAGCCCGGCTGGTGGAGTAGGAGCAAATACTGCGTTTATGGATGCTGCTTTATTGACGGAAAATATCTGTGGAGCTTTATTAAAGGATGGAAGCCTTGCTGATGCAATCTCAGATTATGAAGAAAAAATGATAGCGTATAGTAATGAAGCGATTATGATGTCTTTGGAAGGTGGTGAAGTGCTGTATGGAAAGGAAGTGGAGAAATAG